The following are encoded in a window of Candida dubliniensis CD36 chromosome 4, complete sequence genomic DNA:
- a CDS encoding uncharacterized protein (conserved hypothetical protein;~possibly Candida-specific), translated as MEQFYISSYIKFIWIIVSHNNSFQQSIKSFQHFNNKYGKFIQKLILNSQLSSTNLMISLYYLYKHYHINNVLLHKHDYHHHHSSAQEESFKEDNDLFNSMLIYNVIISLVLSNKSFDDQSYTLKTWLIIIDNTNANTNTNTLNNNNTNNNTINNTSNKSLINIDLKLLNHLENYFLSSLNFKLSFIDISINHQFWKILSNCKIFRINQTILNKFKQLVMITNTNTNTNTNTTTPTINNTTTITPTVPTTTTTTTTNQLNNVNYKNNIVLSPLPTTPISSSMVSTNIRFATSTTTTTITTNNNYKVVGNNGNNGNNCYNNNIITPFTNYSSTPAVHINGHNHNHNHNHNHSHNLSHNHGKSISSISISKNNKNNNNFSSPLNNISTFSSPLNYPLTPSTPCYDDTNNNNNSSSSGYPYGCMKKRRIMSNNNNNNNNNYNSNCQIKSHYYLPSYQPQPKPQPKPQPQQQPQQQQQIMLLPSQEFTFTQPIQYQYQYQYQYQYQYQYQYPLPLPLPQQQQNLPTMPIQTVPPPSSSSSIQYVSSIPFTNNNNNCNYNSLINGMSIGGIGTNSIISTGGDSGVAAPTFQKPMVMMMPYYPLQQPQPQPQQQFNLF; from the coding sequence atggaacaattttatattaGTAGttatattaaatttatatgGATAATAGTATCCCATAATAATTCCTttcaacaatcaattaaatctttccaacattttaataataaatatgggaaatttattcaaaaattaattcttaattctcaattatcatcaactaatttaatgattagtctatattatttatataaacaTTATCATATCAATAATGTTTTACTACATAAACATGAttaccatcaccaccactcCTCAGCACAAGAAGAAAGTTTTAAAGAAGATAatgatttgtttaattcTATGCTAATATATAATGTCATAATATCATTGGtattatctaataaatcatttgatGATCAATCATATACTTTAAAAACTTGgttaattattattgacaaTACAAATGcaaatacaaatacaaatacattaaacaataacaataccaataataataccattaataatacttctaataaatcattaattaatattgatttaaaattattaaatcatttagaaaattattttttatcatcattaaattttaaattatcatttattgatatttctataaatcatcaattttggaaaattttatcaaattgtaaaatatttcgaattaatcaaacaatattaaataaatttaaacaattagTTATGATAACTAATACTAATACTAATACTAATACTAATACAACTACCCCAACTATCAATAATACTACGACTATTACGCCTACCGTGcctactactactactactactactacaaatcaattgaataatgttaattataagaataatattgttttatcaccattaccaacaacaccaatatCTTCATCTATGGTATCAACAAATATTAGATTTGCTACTAGTACtacaactactactattactactaataataattataaagttgttggtaataatggtaataatggtaataattgttataataataatattattaccCCATTTACTAATTATTCATCAACTCCAGCAGTACATATTAATGgtcataatcataatcataatcataatcataatcatagTCATAATCTTAGTCATAATCATGGTAAAAGTATTAGCAGTATCAGTATCAGtaagaataataagaataataataatttctcATCACCattgaataatatttctACATTTTCATCACCTTTAAATTATCCATTAACTCCATCAACTCCTTGTTATGATGATactaataacaacaacaatagtagtagtagtggttATCCTTATGGTTgtatgaaaaaaagaagaattatgagtaataataataataataataataataactacAACAGTAATTGTCAAATTAAAtctcattattatttaccaTCATATCAACCACAACCAAAACCACAACCAAAACCTCAacctcaacaacaaccacaacaacaacaacaaattatgTTGTTACCATCACAAGAATTTACTTTTACTCAACCAatacaatatcaatatcaatatcaatatcaatatcaatatcaatatcaatatcaatatccgttaccattaccattaccacaacaacaacaaaatttaCCTACAATGCCAATTCAAACagtaccaccaccatcatcatcatcatcaatacaATATGTTTCATCAATTCCAtttacaaataataataataattgtaattaTAATAGTCTTATTAATGGTATGTCTATTGGAGGAATAGGAACTAATTCCATCATTTCTACTGGTGGTGATAGTGGTGTTGCTGCCCCTACTTTTCAAAAACCAATGGTTATGATGATGCCATATTATCCattacaacaaccacaaccacagccacaacaacaatttaatttattttaa